The nucleotide window TGGCCATGTGCTGCTCATAGGTCAGATCCTGGCCCGCGTTGTCCAGGCGGGACATCCAGTCGCGCAGCTGCTCGTTGCCGTGCGGATCGCTCTGGGCGGCGCATCCCGACAGGACCAGGAGGAGTCCGAGGACGGAAAGGGTTGGCAGGAGAAGGGAACGGACGCGCATGACGACCTCCTAGTGGTTGATGCGGGCGAAAACGTCCATGAGCTGCAGCGCGGCCGGGCCGATGATGACCACGAACAGCGCGGGCAGGATGAACAGGACCAGGGGGAAGAGAAGCTTGACCGGCAGCTTGGCCGCGGTCTCCTCGGCCCTCTGGAAGCGCTTGTTGCGCAGGGTTTCGGAATAGACGCGCAGCGTGGTGGCCACGGACGTGCCGAAGGAGTCGGCCTGGATGAGGAGCGTCACCAGGGAGTCCACGTCGTCGAGGCCCACGCGCATGGAAAGGTTGCGCAGGGCGTCGTGCCGCTTCTTGCCCGCGCGCAGCTCGAGGGTCAGATGCTGGAGTTCGCGGCAGATCTCCGGGGCGCTCACGCTGACCTCGTGCGACACCCGCTCGATGGCCTGGTCGAGCCCCATGCCCGCTTCCACGCAGACCACGAGGAGATCCAGGGCGTCGGGCAGCTCGTTCAGCAGGGTCCGCTTGCGGTTGTTGGTGCGCGAACGCAGCCACAGCTCGGGCAGATAGTAGCCGAGGCACCCGCCGCCCGCGGCCAGCAGGGCGAAGAGCTTCTTGACGGCGGGCAGCGGCACGGCGAAGCGCATGACGAAGGCCAGGCCGACGAAGACGAGGACCAGCACGAAGCGCGAGCCCCAGAAGACCAGGGGCGCGTGCGCGCTGCGCAGTCCCGCCTGCAGGAAACGGACGCGCTGCGCGGTCAGGGTTTCCCGATCCTTGGGGGCGATCTTCTCGCCGATCCTGCCCACCTGCTCCACGAACCAGCTCTTCAGACGCAGCCGCACCCTGGGAGCGGATTCCTCGGTGACCAGGACCATGCGCCCGGCGGCGCGCTCCAGGCGCTCGCGCACACGAACGGTCTCCCGGTTGCCCGGCAGGAACCTGGCCAGGACGAGCATGGCCATGAAGACGGAAAGCACGAGGAAGAGGAGCGCGACGAAAGGCAGAACGGTGGTCGTCATGACGTCCTCCCTAGACCTGGATGTTGACCATGCGGCGGATCCAGAAGATGCCCTTGGCCATGCTTATGCCCGCGCCCAGGAGCATGATCTTGCCGAGCTCCTTGGTCCACAGGACGCTTATGTAGCCCGGGTTCAGAACGTAGATGATGAGTCCCACGGCGAAGGGCAGGCAGACGAGGATGATGGCCGAAAGCTTGCCCTCGGCCGAGAGGGTGCGGATCTTGCCTGCGAGCTTGAAGCGTTCGCGGATCAGCGTGGCGATGCAGGTCACGAGCTCGGTCAGGTTGCCGCCGGACTCGCGCTGGATGTGCACGGAGACCACGAAGAGCTTGAGGTCGAGGGAGTCGATGCGGCGCAGGAGGTTGTTCATGGCCTCGTCCACGGACAGGCCGAAGTTGATCTCGTCGAGCGTCTTGGCGAATTCCGGGCCGATGGGATCGTCGCACTCGTCCGCGATCATGCGCAACGAGCCGGTGAAGGCGTGTCCGGCCATGAGCGCGCGCCCCACGAGGTCCAAGGCATCCGGCAGCTGGCGCTCGAACTTCTTCATGCGGGCGGTGACCCGGCGCTTGAGCCAGAAATACGGCAGCAGCGCTCCCACGGGGGCCAGGAGAAAGGCGACCAGGCCGTTCAGGAGCAGCAGTCCCAGGATGTAGAAAAGGAGTCCCGCGACCGCGGCCGCGAGGACGATGGTGCCGCCCGACGTCTTGAGTCCGGCGCGGCGGACCATCTCCGAGATGTCCGCGGCCTGGGCCAGGCGCTCGAACAGGCTCTTGTCGTTGCCGCGCGAACTCTGGCGCAGGATGCCGGCGGAGACGGGACCGAGCCCCTGGGCCGCCAGGCGGTCGAGCCGCTCCTTGGCCTCGTCGCGGGCCTCGTTCGTCGGAAAGAGGAGCCCGATGAGAGCGTTCACGATCAGGAACACCGCCGCGATCCCAAGAGCCAGCGCCAGCCAGGCCATGGTCCCCTCCTACGGCCGCCACTCGGACGGCGCGAAAATGTTCTCGGCGAGCTTGACGCCCATGGCCTCCAGCCGCTCGGCGAAACGGGGGCGGACGCCCATGGTGCGGAAGTAGCCCTCGACCTTGCCCTTCCCGTCGATGCCGGTCTGCTCGAAACGGAAGATCTCCTGCATGGTGATCATCTCGCCCTCCATGCCCGTGACCTCCTGGAAACTGACGACCTTGCGGCTGCCGTCCGCCAGGCGCTGGCCCTGGATGATCACGTCGATGGCCGAGCTGATGAAACGCCGCATGGCCGTGGCCGGGAGGTTCATGCCGGCCATGGAGACCATGGTCTCCAGGCGCATGAGCGCATCGCGCGGGGTGTTGGCGTGGATGGTGGTCAGGGAGCCGTCGTGGCCGGTGTTCATGGCCTGGAGCATGTCCAGGGCCTCGGCGCCGCGCACCTCGCCGATGATGATGCGGTCCGGACGCATGCGCAGGCAGTTCTTGACCAGGTCGCGCTGCGTCACCTCTCCCCTGCCCTCGATGTTCTGCGGCCTGGTCTCCAGGCGCACCACGTGGTCCTGCTTGAGCTGCAGCTCGGCCGCGTCCTCGATGGTCACGATGCGCTCGTCCGAGGGGATGAAGCGCGAAAGCACGTTCAGCAGCGTAGTCTTGCCCGAGCCGGTGCCGCCGCTGATGAGGATGTTCAGGCGGGCGCGCACGATGCCCTTGAGCACATCGCCGATCAGCGGGATGACGGCGCCGAAGCGGACCAGGTCATCGAGTTCCAGGGGGTCGCGGGAGAACTTGCGGATGGAAACCGAGGCGCCGTCGATGGCCAGGGGCGGGATGATGGCGTTGACGCGGCTGCCGTCCATGAGACGGGCGTCGACCATGGGGGAGGATTCGTCGATGCGACGGCCCACGCGCGAGACGATGCGGTCGATGATCCGGCGCAGGTGCCCCTCGTCCTTGAAGCGCGCGCCCGTGCACTCGAGCTTGCCGTGCCGTTCCACGTAGATGTGCAGGTAGGAATTGACCAGGATGTCGTTGACCGTGTCGTCCTTGAGGAACGGCTCGAGCGGCCCGAGGCCGAGCACCTCGTCCTGGATCTCGGCGATGAGCGCCAGGCGCTCGGAGGAGTTGAGTGGGGACTGGGCGAAATCCTCGCGCAGGATGCGCTCGCCGAGGCGCGCGATCTCCGCCCTGACCTCGACCTCGGGAACCTTGTCCAGCATGGAGAGGTCGAGGAGGTCGAGCAGGCGGTCGTGGATGCGCGTCTTGAGCTCGTAGTAGCCGTCGCTCTGCTCGCGGGCCTGCTTGGCCGGAGCGGGCGCGGCAACCGTCGCGGCGGCGGGAGCCGGGGCCGCGGGGGCGGCCGGGCGCCGGGGCTGCTGCGCGGCAGTGCGGGCCGGGGCGGAAGCGCGGGTCAGTCTGGCTGCGAGATCCATGAGGTGCTCCTCTAGACGGGCTGCGGGGCGCTGTTCTTACGGTCCACGGTCTGCCCGCCGGTCTGCCCGCCACTCCGGCGGATGACGCCGAGCACGCGCGGAAGAAGTCCCTTGCGCGCGGACTTGGGAGCGGCCACGGGCACAGGGCCGAGCTCCGCGGCCAGATGCCGCATGGCCTTGGCCACGCCGCTCTTGGGCGCCACGTCCACTAGGGGCTTGCCGCGGTTCACGGCCTGCATGCAGGCCGCCGCGTCGTCCGGCACGAGGCGGGTGACGGGCTTTTGCAAAAGCCCCTGCACGTCGGCCGGGCCGATCTCCTGGTCCTTGAGCCAGCGGTTGCCGACCAGCCTCACCCGCTCCCCCAGGGCCTCGTCCTCGGCGCGGATGCCTTCGAGCATGCTGCGCGCCGCGGCCAGACACGGCAGGGTCAGGTTCATGACCAGAACGATCTCGTCCGCCTTGCGCAGCACGGCGAGCGCGGCATCGTCGAGCACGGGCGGCAGGTCCACGACCACGCTGTCGGCGACCTCGCAGGCCCGGTCCAGGAGCATCTCGGCCGTCTCGGCCGTCAGCAGGTCCTGCTCGGAAGCCTCGTTCGGTCCGGGCAGCAGGCGAACGCCGGAGGAATGTTCGGCCAAAAGCCCCTGGAAGAAGGCCGTGTCGCAGCGAGCGGGATCGCGTGCCGCCTCGGCCCAGGACCAGGCGTACTCGACGTCCAGGAAGAAAGGGATCTCCGGGCCGGGCCTGACCATGTCCAGGAGGGCTGTGCCGCCGTGGCCGGACATGGCCACCGCGAGGTTCACGGCCAGGGTGGTCGCGCCCATGCCGTGCTTGACGCCCATGACCGCCACCACGCGGCCGCGGCCGTCGGAGAGGCGGCCGTCGCCTACCGTGCCCGCCATCTGGCGCTGGCCGGCGGTGTACCGCTGCAGCGCCTGCTCGAACTCGCCCTCACGCAGGGGGAGCAGCAGGATCTCGCGCACACCGGCGCGCACGGCCTCGACCAGGAACGCGGGATCCTTTTCCAGCGTGACCATGAAGATGTCGCGCACCACGCCGCGCGCGAGGGCTCGTCCGAGGCGGGCGAGATCCTCGCCGGGCTCGTCGCCGGGCTCGAAGACGAGCAGGGAGCCTTCAGCCGGGGCGTCCTGCTCCAGCAGCGCATAGTTCGCATTCGCGGCCAGGATTTCGGCGAGACGCTCGCGCAGGCCGGGCGTGCGGACGGCAAGGGTAAGGGGAATGGCGTTGCTCACGGGCTCCTCCTGCTATCGGCTCACCTTGACGGAGAAACTCCCCTGCGAATTGTTCGACTGCACCAGGGGAGTCTTGTTGACCATGCGGAAGTTCTTCATCACTGCGTCGGCCTTCTGGCCGTCCAGCCCGGTCACGGGAGTCGGCTCGGCCGGGCTGGGGTCAAGCGTCTGCGAGGCCACGGCCGCGCGCACCGAACCGCCCATCGGGGCCGGGACGGGCTCCTGAGGGTACAGGGTCGAGCACGAGGCCGCGCTCAGGGCCAGGAGAAGGACGGGGATCAGCAAGATGATTCTCATGACGTTTTCTCCTGCCTGCCTACTGGGGAAGGGTGTGGCCGAACTCGCCGTCGAAGCCCGACTCGGGTCCGGAGCCCTTGACGGCCGGGGCCGAGTTGAGCCCCAGGTCGAATCTGCCGCCCTGGGTGTCGCCGAAGAGGTAGAACTCCACGTCGTTCGGCTCCTTGAAACCGTCCGTGGGCAGGGTCTGCGCGGCCATGTCCAGCGGCTTGACCAGATGCGGGGTGACGATGATCACGAGCTCGCTCTCGTTCTTCTGAAAGGCCGAATCGCGAAACAGGCTGCCCAGGATGGGCACGTCGCCGAGCACGGGGAAGCGCTGCACGTCCTCGCGCATGGAGTCCTTGATGAGCCCGGCGATGGCGAAGCTCTGTCCGCTGTCCAGCTCCACCACCGTGGAAGCGCGGCGCGTGGTGATGGCCGGGATGGTCACGCCCGAGATGGAGATGGCGTTGCTGAAGTCGAGTTCGGAGACCTCGGGGTTGACCTCGAGGCTGATGCGCTTGCCGCCGAGGACCGTGGGCCTGAAGGAGAGGCCCACGCCGAAGGACTTGAACTGCACGGCCACGGTGCCGAGTCCCTGAGGGATGGGGATGGGGATCTCGCCGCCGGCCAGGAAGTCGGCCTTCTCGCCGGACAGGCAGACGAGGTTCGGCTCGGCCAGGACCTTGACCACCCCGTTCTCCTTCAAGGCGTCGATGAAGGCGCTCCAGTAGGCCCCGCCCTGCTTGAAGGTGAAGGCCATGTCCACGTCGTTGGAGAGGATGAACTTGCCTTCCTTGTCGAAGGCAGTGAGCTGGTTGAGGAAGGTGTGGAAGACCTGCCCGTGCAGGAGCTGTCCCTCGAAGGCGTAGGCGAGGTTGATGCCCAGGCGCCTGGCCAGGGTGCGGCTCATCTCGGCCACGCGGACCTCGAGCATGACCTGCTGCACGCCGCCCACCCGCATGAGATTGACCACCTTCTTGGGGGCGTAGGCCTCGGCCAGGGTCACGGCCGAGGAAAGGGAGGCGGCGCTGCTGGCCGTGCCGGAAAGGGTCACGGAGTCGCCCGCCACCATGACGTGGATGCCGCGCTCCTCGGGCAGGATCTTGTGCAGCATCTCTTTGAGCGGCGTCACGTCCGGGGTCACGATCAGGTCGTAGACCGCGGACACGCGGCCGCTCGCGACCCACACGGTCAGGCTGGTGGAGCCGGTCTTCTTGGCGTTCAGGTAGATCTGGCGCGGCGAGAGCAGCATCACGTCGGCGATGTCCGGCGAGGCCAGGGCCACGCGCGAGACGTTCTCGGGCACGTTCAGGACCAGGGAATGCCCGGTGGTGAGGTCCACCCGTGTCGGCGTGATGCCGGTGGCGTCGGCCGGAACGGCGTGGGCCTCGGTGCCGGCCAGGAAAACAAGAATCAGGGCTATGAGGATGATGCGTCCGGTGGACATGGCACGTCTCCTAGAAAGACAGCTTCTTGCGCGCGCTGCCGGTGATGATCTCGACCTGCATCAGCTTCCTGCCGTGCACGACCTTGCGCGCAGGTGAGAGCGCCGAGAGGGTCTGGGGCACGTCCGCGCCGCTCGTCAGCACCTTGCTATCGTCCAGCGTGCTGCGCAGGGCGAAGTTGAGCATGCCCTTGGAAGCGGCAAGAGCCAGGCGCTCCGACTCCTCGGGAGTGACCTCCAGGGTGTAGACGTCCACGGGAGCCGCCTTGCCGTCTTCGCCGGCATCGAGCTTCTCGCCCGTGGCCAGCACCAGGATGTTCTCGAGCACGATCTTGCTGAAGGGATGGGGATGTTCGGCCCCATGGCCCTTCTTGCCGTCGTTGTCCATGGTCACGAGCACGTCCACGCGGTTGCCGGGACGGACGAAGCCCGCGAGCCCCATGACCTTGTTGCCCATCACGGACACGGCGCGGTGGCCGGGATCGATGAGCGCGCTCACGCCGCCCATGGCGATGGCGTTATCGGCCAGCTTGGCGCGGGTCACGGGCTCGCCCTGGCTGAGGGGAGCGACCAGGACCCTGCCGTCGAGCTCCTTGAGGTCGGAGAAGGACTGGTCCGGGACGCTCTCCTTCAGATAGGGCACTGTCTTGAGCATCCCCGGGGCGATCTTGGTGCCCGGGGACAGGATGCGCGACGCCACGACCACAGGCGAGGTCTCGGGGGCCACGGCAGGCTTTTCGGCCGTCCTCACAGAGGCCATCCAGTACAACGCGATGCCGCCGGCCATGAGGGCCATGAAGGCGGCGACGCCGATCTGCAGAAAAGTCTTCCCCTTGCTCATGACGGCTATCCCAGGTGCAGCAGGTCAGGGGTCCAGACGGCCATGGCCATGCGGGCCCAGCAGCCGGCGGCGATGGCCAGGCCGTAGCACAGACGGGGCAGGCGGGTGTCGTCCGTCGGAGCGGTCCAGGTCAGGCTGCCCGTGGCCGCGGTCAGAAGGAGCGAGTCCTTGAGC belongs to Desulfovibrio sp. X2 and includes:
- a CDS encoding type II secretion system F family protein translates to MTTTVLPFVALLFLVLSVFMAMLVLARFLPGNRETVRVRERLERAAGRMVLVTEESAPRVRLRLKSWFVEQVGRIGEKIAPKDRETLTAQRVRFLQAGLRSAHAPLVFWGSRFVLVLVFVGLAFVMRFAVPLPAVKKLFALLAAGGGCLGYYLPELWLRSRTNNRKRTLLNELPDALDLLVVCVEAGMGLDQAIERVSHEVSVSAPEICRELQHLTLELRAGKKRHDALRNLSMRVGLDDVDSLVTLLIQADSFGTSVATTLRVYSETLRNKRFQRAEETAAKLPVKLLFPLVLFILPALFVVIIGPAALQLMDVFARINH
- a CDS encoding type II secretion system F family protein codes for the protein MAWLALALGIAAVFLIVNALIGLLFPTNEARDEAKERLDRLAAQGLGPVSAGILRQSSRGNDKSLFERLAQAADISEMVRRAGLKTSGGTIVLAAAVAGLLFYILGLLLLNGLVAFLLAPVGALLPYFWLKRRVTARMKKFERQLPDALDLVGRALMAGHAFTGSLRMIADECDDPIGPEFAKTLDEINFGLSVDEAMNNLLRRIDSLDLKLFVVSVHIQRESGGNLTELVTCIATLIRERFKLAGKIRTLSAEGKLSAIILVCLPFAVGLIIYVLNPGYISVLWTKELGKIMLLGAGISMAKGIFWIRRMVNIQV
- a CDS encoding CpaF family protein, with translation MDLAARLTRASAPARTAAQQPRRPAAPAAPAPAAATVAAPAPAKQAREQSDGYYELKTRIHDRLLDLLDLSMLDKVPEVEVRAEIARLGERILREDFAQSPLNSSERLALIAEIQDEVLGLGPLEPFLKDDTVNDILVNSYLHIYVERHGKLECTGARFKDEGHLRRIIDRIVSRVGRRIDESSPMVDARLMDGSRVNAIIPPLAIDGASVSIRKFSRDPLELDDLVRFGAVIPLIGDVLKGIVRARLNILISGGTGSGKTTLLNVLSRFIPSDERIVTIEDAAELQLKQDHVVRLETRPQNIEGRGEVTQRDLVKNCLRMRPDRIIIGEVRGAEALDMLQAMNTGHDGSLTTIHANTPRDALMRLETMVSMAGMNLPATAMRRFISSAIDVIIQGQRLADGSRKVVSFQEVTGMEGEMITMQEIFRFEQTGIDGKGKVEGYFRTMGVRPRFAERLEAMGVKLAENIFAPSEWRP
- a CDS encoding P-loop NTPase; its protein translation is MSNAIPLTLAVRTPGLRERLAEILAANANYALLEQDAPAEGSLLVFEPGDEPGEDLARLGRALARGVVRDIFMVTLEKDPAFLVEAVRAGVREILLLPLREGEFEQALQRYTAGQRQMAGTVGDGRLSDGRGRVVAVMGVKHGMGATTLAVNLAVAMSGHGGTALLDMVRPGPEIPFFLDVEYAWSWAEAARDPARCDTAFFQGLLAEHSSGVRLLPGPNEASEQDLLTAETAEMLLDRACEVADSVVVDLPPVLDDAALAVLRKADEIVLVMNLTLPCLAAARSMLEGIRAEDEALGERVRLVGNRWLKDQEIGPADVQGLLQKPVTRLVPDDAAACMQAVNRGKPLVDVAPKSGVAKAMRHLAAELGPVPVAAPKSARKGLLPRVLGVIRRSGGQTGGQTVDRKNSAPQPV
- a CDS encoding type II and III secretion system protein family protein; this encodes MSTGRIILIALILVFLAGTEAHAVPADATGITPTRVDLTTGHSLVLNVPENVSRVALASPDIADVMLLSPRQIYLNAKKTGSTSLTVWVASGRVSAVYDLIVTPDVTPLKEMLHKILPEERGIHVMVAGDSVTLSGTASSAASLSSAVTLAEAYAPKKVVNLMRVGGVQQVMLEVRVAEMSRTLARRLGINLAYAFEGQLLHGQVFHTFLNQLTAFDKEGKFILSNDVDMAFTFKQGGAYWSAFIDALKENGVVKVLAEPNLVCLSGEKADFLAGGEIPIPIPQGLGTVAVQFKSFGVGLSFRPTVLGGKRISLEVNPEVSELDFSNAISISGVTIPAITTRRASTVVELDSGQSFAIAGLIKDSMREDVQRFPVLGDVPILGSLFRDSAFQKNESELVIIVTPHLVKPLDMAAQTLPTDGFKEPNDVEFYLFGDTQGGRFDLGLNSAPAVKGSGPESGFDGEFGHTLPQ
- the cpaB gene encoding Flp pilus assembly protein CpaB, yielding MSKGKTFLQIGVAAFMALMAGGIALYWMASVRTAEKPAVAPETSPVVVASRILSPGTKIAPGMLKTVPYLKESVPDQSFSDLKELDGRVLVAPLSQGEPVTRAKLADNAIAMGGVSALIDPGHRAVSVMGNKVMGLAGFVRPGNRVDVLVTMDNDGKKGHGAEHPHPFSKIVLENILVLATGEKLDAGEDGKAAPVDVYTLEVTPEESERLALAASKGMLNFALRSTLDDSKVLTSGADVPQTLSALSPARKVVHGRKLMQVEIITGSARKKLSF